The DNA segment CAAATCTTTCTGTGACGCGTCGAGTACAAACTGGATGGATGTTACCAGTGGATTATCGATAGCCGGTTTGAGTAGTGCATCGAACAGAGGTCGTGGGATATACATGGACAGACAGACATTAAACCAGATCGTCTCCCCGCTCATATTCCGGACGAAATGTTCATTCACCGGACGCAGATGACGCGGCCCGACCAGCACCACGTCAGGCATCCTGAGCGAGGCCTGGATGCGCTCTACCGCCTGCGCGGTGGACTCGACCTGCTCGGCGGTCAGTTCATTGTTACGGGTATGGCGCATGAAGTTGATAAACAGCAAACCCAGCAGGGCAAGAAGAATAGGCAGCACTACCGCCTCATCCACCACATGCAGAAGATGCAGGATAACGGCAATCACTGCGGCGAGGATCCCTGCAATGGCGTCCCATTCATAACCCAGAAATTTTTTCAGTTTCATTGCCATAGTATTCGGCTGCTGGTTGGTATGCTGATTAAAGAGCCTGCAATGCGCGGTTTGGCACCGGTCTCAAGTCTCTGCTGTTCGGCGGCTCAGCCAGAACAGACCAATAAAGAGCAGCAGCCAGGCAGCCGTACGCAATGTCATGGCCCGAAGGCTGTCAATCGCCACGGCCCCGCCCGAGTTGTAAAGCAGCCAGATGGCGGCAAGGACAAGCAGGTTCAGCACAAAGACAGCTGCAGCCCCGTTTCGCCCAGAATGAACATTACGCCACGCGACAATCCCCACGCCGATGTAAATAAATCCCATTACCGTGTTGTAGACGAGCAAGGGCAGAAAGACCACATACCCCGGATCGGAGCCGGTCAGGACACGACTGCCCGCAAAGACCGTTACCACCCCAAAAAGCACCGCGATAAGGGCCAGGCTTTTTCGTATTAGATTGAGGTAGAATGGATGATTCAATTTTCTCTCCAAATCAGTATCAGGCCTTATCCGGCCTGAGATCGTTCATGGCGGAATGGCAAAAGGCAAGATCTGGGCCTGATTCCGTAAATTTTGGTAGAGCTAACGTTTAAGTTAAAGGGCGCCGCGCTTTTTTGCAGCGTCCATTTTTGAACACATTGTTATGTATTTTAATGCATTTCATTACTTAAATAATTAAATATATGCTCTACTTCGTAGTTGTTAAATATTTCATCAAAATATTGTATATATCCATTTATCTCGTTTAAGGTTAAGACTTTAACGTGTTTAAACTCTTCTTTAGGCTTAATTTTTGTCATTACAATAACATTTCTGATCGGTATTCTTGTGCTGCCCCAATGATGGCGAACCAGATTAATATTTGACTCGCTATTTAACAACACAAATAACGCATAACTAGTTCTTGATATTTGTTTTACTGGAGACCTTAGGTCTAGATTGTTTATTGATTTTTTGCTTCAATTCTTGGTTTCAAGAAGAAAAATTCCCGATTTGCTAATTAATAGGTGATCTATTTGAATACTAAATATTCTGTCGTTTTCTCTTTTGTTATAAATAGGTGGATTAAATTCCATTGAAAAGTCATTGATCAAATAATAGTCATTTGAAAGCTTTTCTAATTCTTTTACAGTAGAATTTTCTCCAACCGCTCCGACTATTAACGTATAGAGTCCGTCGACTACTTCTTTTGTATAATCTAGTTTTTTAATTGATTCAGCACATCTGACATATAGAACTTTTTCATAATTATTTTCTAGTTTTGATCTTTTGTGGCTTAATGATTTTATTTTAAAAAAATAGACTATTTTGTTAAATAAGTTTTTATTGCTTTTTTCTACAGCCTTTTTATTTTTTCGTCTAATTCTTTTATTTCCTGATTTAGTGTGATCTTAGTGATTTTAGGTATTTCTTCCTTTTCTGATTCATAATTCTTTAAAAAATCATTAGTTTCACCAATAGAATTAAATCTGGTTATACCATTGTCATTTAATACCGATTTCAATTTCTTGAGAGGCTCTATTTTCCCTACAACAATAGCCATAATTAACCATAAATTAATTTGTTTATGAAGCTATGCCATCAAAATAGGTCAGTTCGCTAATTACACATAACGATTGTATTAAACCGCACCGCTTTTCGGTGTCGGTTTGAATGACTTGTTATGCATTACCAACTACAAGTTTCTCTTAGTGGTTTAATGGCATTTTCTAGCCCTGCGGTATTAAAAACTGCGGTCACAGGACTTTCGTTGTATGGTGTAACTTGAGCAACCAATTTTGCTGAAGTCAGCATCTCTTTTAAGAATGGGATTGGCTTGCGGTGAAATGTTGCCTTTTTGTCAGTGGATAGACTCCACCTTTGAGTCATTGCCTTATTATCACCTACTCTGGTTAGAACATCGGCTTCGCTACCAAGATAATCGTTCCAGCCAATATATAGGTCAGTCGTATTGCTCTTGCACCTTGCAACCAGATAAACAGCCTTCCCCCATTTGTTTTTTCCAGAATCTGCATGTAGAACCAATGTAACTGTTTTAGAGTCATCCACGGGGTTTACATCAACAGAAACCTGCCATTTACCTCTTCCTGTTATAGATGTTGGTTGATTCTGACGACCATCCAGATTTTTAGATTTTGCTAGCCTGTCAAAACATTCAAGCCGAGCCAAATCACCCTCAATAACTGCACATTTAGCATATTCTTTTTCGTCTATAGCAGCGTATGAGTTTACAGCCAAAAGAAGTGAGGCTGCCAAGAATGTAAATTTCTTAATCAT comes from the Thiohalophilus sp. genome and includes:
- a CDS encoding nuclease-related domain-containing protein, yielding MRRKNKKAVEKSNKNLFNKIVYFFKIKSLSHKRSKLENNYEKVLYVRCAESIKKLDYTKEVVDGLYTLIVGAVGENSTVKELEKLSNDYYLINDFSMEFNPPIYNKRENDRIFSIQIDHLLISKSGIFLLETKN
- a CDS encoding type VI secretion system-associated protein TagO; translation: MIKKFTFLAASLLLAVNSYAAIDEKEYAKCAVIEGDLARLECFDRLAKSKNLDGRQNQPTSITGRGKWQVSVDVNPVDDSKTVTLVLHADSGKNKWGKAVYLVARCKSNTTDLYIGWNDYLGSEADVLTRVGDNKAMTQRWSLSTDKKATFHRKPIPFLKEMLTSAKLVAQVTPYNESPVTAVFNTAGLENAIKPLRETCSW